The DNA region CTAGTGGGGCTTATGGGACACCATCAAGTGATAGTTGCCTTCGGGAATACAAAGTTGGAGACACCTGAACTCTAAAAATGGACACATCTGCATCAAATAATCTGGCACCAACTGATGGCCGCGAGATTTGGGTTCTCTCCATACAAACAAATGCATGTTGTGACACTTTATCGTTCCTTAATCTTTCTTGGTTATCAACAATTTAACCTGTAACTAAACCAGACAACAGATACAATCAAACCCGTATGACAAAATCAAACAATGCATCCTAAGTAGACAAATTCAAACAATGCAGGGAAAATACGGATGTCCACTTAGGTATTTCAGAAAAATCAAATTCAGAGACTTTTGTATTTTCGTGAAACACAGAAATAACAGAAAACACACAAATGCCTCATGCTCTATGCTTTAAATGTCAATACATGCCTCATTATACTATGTATGACGAGTCTAACTACAATCAAATGTACATTAAACAAACTATTTAGTAATGCATACATAAAAAAGGGAAATGAGAAAACTTACCAAATGTGAGAAGTTAAACCTCTTGGATTGAATGAATTTGAATAGTGATTGATAAACCTTTTGGATTAGGCACAATATAGTAGAAACATTAAGCAAGGTTGAAAAATGGTGGATTTGGGGGTACTCACACACACCTTTTGATTTGGCTTAGATGATGTTTTGCTAGGAAGGGGGAAGATATGGCGCGTATTAGACTAAAAACCTGTCCGGATGAATATTTCTGTATTTTTGTATGGATATGCATATCCATACTATTTTTGGAAAAATTAGGGTGTGACTCACTTAAGAATGGATGTGGTGTATATGAGTGCGTATGAAAATGCATTTCTGTATTATAGAGGCATTTTTGGTTTTACACAAGGGTGGGTGAACACAACTAAAAGTGCAATAAGCAATCCCAAAAATATATTGATTGATTAAATTATACAGTGTGTCAGGCCTACTTATATAGAAGGGATCAATGTAGTTAGTTGTAACTAACTACATATATTGGGCTAATTAATTTTATTACAAATAACTAGCTACATAAATGAGGAAAGGGAATTATTAATCCCATCCTAAGTGGTGAAAAAACACCCTATAAAAATATGAAATTGGCCCTCTGATTTTAGACAATAATTTTTTACTTTGATTTAGAGATGTAACATCATCTCCAATGCATCATCTCTGTTAATATTTGGACACTCCAGTACGTCATCTCTATTAATTTTCCCGCGGTCTAACAGTTCCCCCCTTATCAGAAGATGCAACAGGCATAAGACATCGTCTAGTGTAATAGACATCTCACCATGTGGAAGATAAAATGATGATGTCTCCGAGTGTCATCTCTTTACAAACACGGACAAAAAAACCATTGTTAACTGTAACATAATTGATCCTGCACAAGTCTGTCATCCCAAATAGCTGCATCACATCATGAAACAACTATTCATTAGGTAACAGTAGGCACGGAATCTTCCAGCCATAGTTGATGCATTTTAAAGTATCATAATCCTACAAAAAAACTAAATCATCGTTGAAAGCTTCGAATATTATAACAAACTTGATTTTCAAAGAATTGCAACTGATTTTTACCTCTTCATCCCATACATGTCTAGAAGTATGGTCAGGGTATAAAGACAACAATGATAAGTCTAACGGGCCCCCCTTCAAACTCCACGGGTGCCTACAGAGTCTCGGGTGTCTGAGTAGGTGACACCTGCCTCCTATGGGAAGATGAAGTCTAAGATGCATGAGCCTCATAAGTTGACGCCTCCGCATCAATCGAGCTAGAAATGATATGTGTATGCGATGATCAAGCTCTTTCCCTCCGAACCAAATGCATGTTGCTCAACTCTGTCACGCCTCAATCTATCTAGGTTATCAGTTATAATATATGTAAGTGCACCACATAAGCATTATACATATGAAACACAATGAGATCAAACCAAAAAACCCATACTGATGAATTTTAGAAATGTATCTCCAGATTCTTGAAATcaaaatgttgaaattttttggagatgcatctccgtaagGTTTTGTAACTCAGAAGCATGTTAATCGAGGAAATGAAGACCATGCCAACATCCAAAATAATGCAATGATAATTTAAACTACATATTAAACACATTGCTCATTTCAATAACATATCTAAACTACATATTACATAACATAATGCTCAATTTCcacacacgcatgcacgcacgcgcgcgcacacacacacacacacacacacacacacacacacatacgcacgcacacgcacgcacgcacacacacatacacaccaaccacacacacacacacacacacacacacacacgttTATTAATTTTTATAGAATGTGAGGTGAGAGTTTCAGACTTGGGAGGTTGGGAGTTTGAGAGAGTATTTTGACAAGTGATGAAGGAGAAAGGGTCTGGCATGTTTTTGATTAAAACAAagtccgaagatgcatctctgtaaGTTATACGGAGATGCATTTCTGTAATTTTTTGGGCATATCCTTAGGGTCTGACTCAAGATCGAAGGTGTTTTGGGTGtattcagagatgcatctccgaaatctagaggtattttttatttttcacgAGGGTGTGATAGAAATCCTTAGGGTGCCTTATTCAATTACCCTGATAAAATATGTCTAATACTGACTTGAGAGGTTTTCAGGAACTACCTCTTTAATAAATACTACCTTTCACAAAAATAAATATTTGAAATATCTTGGTTCTAGATGATTTTGGCCGAAGTCAATACCTAAACtggaaaaaaaaatcaaatgtAGTCATTTTTTAATATTCACTAGGTGTTCATTAATCACTCCGTCTTATCATTCTCTAAGAGTCCAAATCATCTAAGCATGTTTAATTTCATGAAACACctttaaaaatgaagaaaaatgatTTGTGGAACAAAATAATCAATTTTTATTTCCTTCCCAATCAATTGTATGGGATTCTTCTAAGGCACGATCGATTATCATATAACCTCAATTGATTGTCTTGATCTTACTGACTTTGGAAAAACGCACAATTGGATGGTTCCAATTGATTGCTTTGTTACTCACAATCGATTGGAATGACTGGATTTTTGCCTATTTTGTTCCCTAACAATTCATTGTTACAATATCCCCAATCGATTGTCATAGTTAAAGTTTCAATATTTTTTAAATGTTGGAGACCACACAATCGATTGTCAAAATAGCCCCAATCATTATCACTTACTTCAAATTGAAAAATATTCATCTGATTGATACATATTCAATTGATTCTTTTCATGAAACAATTTCATAACATTATGTCAATTTCCAAGAGGTATCATTCTATTATAAAATATCATTTTATTTGATTTTTCAAAATACATCTTTCCAAAATATTATTATGTTCATAACATTTTTTACAAAAACTTTTTACTGCATAAAGGTAATTTCATGAGGCAAAAGTTTCATACATATAATGAGCACTTAGATTATATTCATTATTGAATTGTTATTTGGAAAAGAGAAGAGCCAAACTTTCATATATTGAATTTATACATATTGCATGTATTCATAAATTCATTTGTAACTTTTATTCACCTAGTGTGTGGGATTTTTACTGTAAGGAAAATGTATGTACTTTCTATAGTATTGGTAAATAGGAAGAGTTGTGTTTTTATTTGTTGTGTAAAAGTCCTTTTAATCAGGGAGATCCAAAATCCACCAGATTAATGGTGTTTTGATTGAAATCAAGAAAGTGGTGTAGCTTCTCTGTTATTGTTCGAAGATTATATGAGAGTCTGTTGTGGGTTGTACAAAGATATTACAATATTGGATAATCTCTCACGGGGAGTGAGGGGATTGAACTACCCTTGGTTGGATAAGGGGAACCAAGATATATCTATGTGTTACTTATTTTTACTTCACTTTATTTTTTGTCAATTTTATCACATCTCTGTTAACTAGAAAATAAACCAGACACTTTGTTTTCATTGGAAGAccaataaaaataaataaaccAGTAAAGTGTCACAAAATCAAGAATTTCCATTAACTTAAAAATATCTGGATAATTTCATAAAACCttattcacccccccccccctcttttAGGTAGCACATTTTATACTTACAGTTTGCATCATAGCAGGTTAAGGTAACTTGCTCCTCAATTCGGAAAGATGGCTTATGCTAACCCAATTTTTAGAGATGGTTGTAGTATCAACAAACCTCCTTTGTTCATCGGTGAATATTATCACTTTTGGAAAATTCACATGCAAACGTATCTAGAAGTACAAGGAGAAGAAATATGGGATGCTGTAGAAATGGTCCTTTCATTCCCATAAGTGTTGCTAATGATGTTAGTACACCCAAGATTAAAAGTTCTTGCAATGATGATCTTTAACAAGAAGGCAAAAAATATGCTTCAATAAACCCCAAGTATGGACGAATTATTTCATGTATCTCATTGTAAAACAACAAGTGTACTATGAGAAATTCATCACAATGTTAAAAAAGTTAGAGATAAATATGCCTTTCTTTGAAACACTCGAGCAATTGCCCATGTACCAAAAATTCATGAAAGAGGTAATCTCTAAAAAGAGACCAATAGGAGATGGATCGGTAACCTTTAATGAAAAATATAGTGCAATATCACCAGGTGGGATAATCCCAATTAAGCAGAAGGATCCTGGATTTGTCACAGTCCCATACACTATAAAAGACAGAACTTTCAAGAAGGTACTTATTGATTcaggagctagtgtgagtctgatGCCATTGTCAATCTATCAAAGGCTTGGTATTGGAAAAGTCAACGATACAGGGACGAATCTGAAATTTGCAGATCACTCCATCAAGAATGCATATGAGATAGAGGAAGACGTACTTGTGAAAATAGATGAATTTagttttcctgttgattttgtgaTCATGGACATACCTGAGGATGAAGAGACACCTATCATTCTGGGTCAACCATTCATGCAGATAAGCCGATGCAATTTCGACATAGAACATTGTACACTAACTTTAAAAGTTTATGATGATGAACTAACCTTGAATGTGCTTGAAAACGAGAAGCTGGAGGTAGAAAAAGAAAACCACTATCAGGTAGGCACGATCAGGACAGATGTGAAAGGCCAAGGTAACATGCCAACAACAGAAAAAGGCTCAAGAAGTCCATCTCAACTGGTATCACCTCCATTAGCAACCCCGAGTGGAAAGACTCATATTCCATTCCAAAAGCTATGAGAAAGAAGATAAAGCGACATCGAGTTTTGGAAAAGACAAGCAACAAGGTGTGGAAGCTGAAGTACCCCTCATGACAGGGGGAATGAGGCGTCAAGCTAATGATAATAAACGAGTGCTacttgggaggcaacccaaggaAAGTATTCGTAAATTTTATTGTTACCTTCAGTTTTTATGGATTACCAGGGTCGATTGATTGGTCACACCTTCACTTGAAAGTATTGTTTCACCTGTCAGCTCAATTTACAatctcaccaaatctctcgggtGTTAATGTGTTTTACACTTAAAATTTATAGTACGCAAAGTTtgtgtaagccctagaggctaatacttttggtacttgtatcgaattatttattaataataaaatgctttttctttattatgtttgtttaataaagtccctagaatagctagtccatttaatgtatcaagtgtgacttaatcatgagatcccattaaacataaggacattattcttaaagtattaatagtcgagctttgttgtgaagtgggataacattaaagcattaagactattatgtatatagactgatgatcacatctcatggatcatggataaggagttatcaagtcttaaacataggtatgaatattaggagtaatatttatactggattgacccgctatgagaatactacatagaaatttatgcaaagtgtcataagttattcttatggtgataatggtgtataccacccttcgacctgaaaccactatggatcctagatttagagtcgagtgctttattgctgatcaaacattgtccgtaactggatgaccataaagacagttgatgggtactccacgaagcatgctgagggacatgagtaacctagatggaatttgcccatcctacgtaacaggataaatgtctaagggtccaatattgaacttgacaaggatgacacggtctatgccttgtgttcaatatagacataagggcaaaaagggtaattgtacacaagtattatcacaaaaaaaGTATTTGTCAGATCACATGTCATTTTCGTATCTTGGGTATCAATAATGTGTTGCAAGATATCGCTaactgtttattatgttaaatacgtgatttaatataattgtcaatgtcacgaaaacctacagggtcacccacaaaaggacagattgaggagagatagagtaaataaggaacatcgtaaggtacaatgcacttaagtgaattgtagaacatcgtaaggtatgatgcacttaagtagaatacgaaatatggtaaggtaccacgcgcttaagtgatttttggtataccataagatatgggtcacatacacttaagtgtGCTTTTTAGgttgcagcccacacaagtggttctataaatagaacccttgtgcagaagcatttcatttgatgaaattttgtttctctctctctctctccctctcacacacacacacacatacacacacacacacacacacacacacgaaaagccttcatttgtagcagctagcactgagactgaaggaatccgttcgtgtggactgagtagaggcgttgtcactgttcaacgctcgtgatcactccttagatctgcatcaaaggtttcaatcgccacaagaggcagcggtttctatcactgatcatgcccattcgtaaggatcactaaaggattttttttttaattttcgctgtgttttggatcgcaatttttcttcagtggtatcagagccacttatgaaacctTGTATatgatagctgtttattttctgtattttcgatattaatacgattaaaagatagaatgaatTACATgataaatgagtaattaaatttggcatcatgtgtgtatgatttggatgattgatgttgactatgcttcgaaatccgatgttagtatggtgaagcagcgatacatcggtcgtccataggttacacaaatgagatcggtcaatttatatatatatatatgatataggtaattctgatgcaaaatatggtatatatgatatactgtttcgattttgttcattcaaacacttaatgattgttattcctttgagcgattaatggtcatttgcttcggaatccgacattagtatggtgaagcaatgacgtgttgatcaatcatactgaattatcaatcgaggtgtgtttgatgGTATAAAATTGCTGCACTAGGGTTCATTACAgtacaagggttgtgctgtcaaaaAGTTATGCGATTAGGATTGTGGCTacacaagagttgtgctttaaagtatcaagtgttgatgcaaaaaacGATGTCGGTTTCAAgtgaattgttcattaaaattttgcgtcgggACGCTGCCCCTAATAACCCCGCAGGGGGCGCTACtcccttgacccccgtccgctgaccgggcagcggaacccccgactaactttgcgtagtgtgatcaatcgccaaaatttaatttggtttatttaattatcagaatttaaattaataataataatgtgtttattattattgtcttgtggtgatcagttatggtcttagttttcctttattttgtttttgggattttaaaatacggcttgcgtgtcgtgcctctcttttaatctcttaatgtaacttcttttctcatctcactccctttgtatgtaaaacaagtttcttttatgtaatgtaatgttatgaagaaatagaagaatacaatatcaaatgaggacaaccttgaagatcttgcttggagaaacttagatcgttattaggttagcttaggttctctcattggcttgggagaataATTGCGCTATGGGACATAactatttcattttgtatgtatgttgatgcatgtgaatgtatattgatgcatgtgagagacgatttatatgataaataatccagtgagatcaaaataatttcaaattccctcaaattaaatatttaGTTTATattttccaagttttagcactcatcaagacaagtatcgaataatgtaggtttcgcctacgcgaggtgcatattctatattagtaaggtgcaatgggataattgtaatattcaattgctaaaacaatgggccaaacttaactaaacaaattataataagattatatatatttagaagcaagagttggaaatgatccatatgatggattggaataaggagttattcacccaactaaaatattcgagagttatattagatacaattggaaggagttcctacctaaataacctatttttgtgtaatccgcctacgcggacttaaaacaaagtgaaacatggatctcgacccactagaaaatcttccaatgagatttttcgaatcaaatggtgagggtcatttgttttgagtgAAATAttgggagcatatttaattaaaggcctaattgaatatgttattttaatgatacttatattttcatatttttcatgtagattaccatgacagcaaacacctctaacaacattttgcgataaattcttgataaggaaaaattgtctgggacaaattttctggattggtaccgaaatatgaggattatcctcaagcatgataaaaagttgtatgtcttggaggaACCTGTTCCTGAAAAGGAACCTCCTAGTTATGCATCTAAGGAAGAAATatatgcttataagaagcatgttgatgatgccaatgaagttTCTTGCATCgtgctagctaccatgaactcggagttgcaaaagcaaattgagaacatggcagcattcgatatgatcggacacctgaagatgctatatcaagagaaggcaaggcatgaaaggtttgaagtttcaaaagccctttttcaaggaaagttagtTTAGGGAGCCCCTGCAGGTCCCCATGTGCTtaagatgattgggtatgtggagaacctttAGTGGTTGGGTTTTTccctcagaaaggaacttgcgactcATTTGATCTTGTAATCATGGCCAAAGAGCTTTAGTCAATTTGTACTTAATTTCgacatgaatgatatggacaaaactCTTATTGAATTGttaggcatgttaagaactgttgagcagaatctgaagtcaaaagggaagtccattctaatgatcggaaatggaaagaaacagaacaaaaggcccaccaagcagggtggtaaagggaaaggcaaggaagttgccaaacccaaacccactgctcctgctttgaagcctagtggaggtaTAGAAAAGGATGACACTTTCTTCCATTGTGGTAAGACCAGACGCTGGAAGAGAAACTAtccaaagtacctggaagataagaatgatggagtagagacttcaacttcaggcatttttgttattgaaattaatttatctacttctgcatcatgggtattagatactggatgtggttctcacatttgtaccaatgtgtaggggataaaaaggagtagagatttggaaaaaggtgaagttgatATGTGAGTTGGCAGTGGAGCAAAAGATTGatgctttagccgtaggaacttatgtattaactttacctagtggtttaataattcagttagagaactgttattatgtacctgcaattagcaggaatattatttatattttttgtttggacaagtttggtttttcattcataataaagaacaattgttgctccatttatcTGAATGATATATTCTATACTACTGCACAAATTAACAATATGTCCTTGATATTGAAATGCATATTgataacattaatactaaaaggatgaaacctaatgagttaaatccaacttacctttggcattgtcgattaagccacataaatgagaaacacatttccaaactccataaagatggactcttggactcttttgattatgaatcatatgagacatgcaaatgttgtttaattggaaagacgacaaagtctccattcactggaaaaggtgaaagagctaatgatcttttggccctcatacatactgatgtatttggaccactgaacataccaaccagaggaggttttcagtacttcatcacatttactgatgatttcaatagatatggttatgtgtatttaatgaaacacaaatcagattcctttgaaaaattcaaggaattcaagaatgaagtacaaaaccaacttGGTAAGtatattaaaactcttcgatcagatcgaggtggtgaatatttaagcctagagtttgatgaccatctgaaagagtgtggcATTCTATCCTAACTTAgtcctcctagaacaccccaatggaacgaTGTATCTAAGAGAAGAAATAAAACATTTTTAGACATGGTacgatccatgatgagtcacaccgatcttccaaactccttttagggacatgcactattgacaacaacttacacatttaaccgtgtttcatccaaaaaggttgagaagacaccatatgagatatggagtggtaagaaaccacatatgtcttacatgaagatttggggttgcaaagtttatgtgaaacgacgaatttcaactaagcttaagcccaaatctacaaatgcttatttgtggggtatcctaaagaaacaagaggctattacttctacaatccttctgagggaaaagtgtttgtcgctcgaactggagtttttCTATAAacggattttatttccaaaggaataagtgggagaaaagtagagcttgaagaaattcaagaatcacaaagaattgatacacctatggaggaattagagcagaaaacacaagtagttgtggaagagcaacttGCTCAAGTAGAACATGACCAATGTAGGTCAAGCAtgatatgtcacctacctgagagatatgaatatctcataattgatcaaggtgatgtattactcatggatcaagatgagcctatgacctaccaagaggccataactgctcctgagtctgagaagtggctagaagccatgaaatctaaaatgaattccatgtacacaaaccaggtttggaccttggtatAGCCTCCTGTAGGATGtaagtgggtcttcaaaaagaagactgacatggatggtaaggtacatacctataaggcaagactggttgcaaaaggatataaaaaaattcacggggttgactatgatgaaaccttttcaccagttgcaatgcttaaatctgttcggattttacttgctatcgcttcatatcatgattatgaaatatggaagatggatgtcaaaacttctttccttaatgggaatcttcttgagaatgtgtacatgacacagcctggaggatttgacataccagaagaaacccaaaagatatgcaagttacaaagatcaatctatggattgaagcaagcttccagaagatggaatcttcgttttgatgaaacaataaaacaatatggattcatcaagaatgaagatgagccttgtgtcta from Lathyrus oleraceus cultivar Zhongwan6 chromosome 1, CAAS_Psat_ZW6_1.0, whole genome shotgun sequence includes:
- the LOC127094013 gene encoding uncharacterized protein LOC127094013 → MKEVISKKRPIGDGSVTFNEKYSAISPGGIIPIKQKDPGFVTVPYTIKDRTFKKVLIDSGASVSLMPLSIYQRLGIGKVNDTGTNLKFADHSIKNAYEIEEDVLVKIDEFSFPVDFVIMDIPEDEETPIILGQPFMQISRCNFDIEHCTLTLKVYDDELTLNVLENEKLEVEKENHYQVGTIRTDVKGQGNMPTTEKGSRSPSQLVSPPLATPSGKTHIPFQKL